The following are encoded together in the Xanthobacter autotrophicus Py2 genome:
- a CDS encoding conserved hypothetical protein (KEGG: bja:blr8087 hypothetical protein) — MNRRTVIVEGPLAFRMRRIAAARQGEAGVQIMTLPQLAARLAGGFTRPARSEDLDPAIRLALDAGGFAELESIRSLPGMTRSVAWTLTRLWNADFALADRAHERARLQDLMTIEARVRASLPAGVLSPRDLRDAALQRVTHAPAVLGAVELDRVVRVASVWRPLLIALARQAPLTWRNPGDPDAAWFTGELGSDPRPTPASPDIVSCASPRAEAVEALRWTRELIASGRARPDEIAVCATATEDWDDHMLVLAADAGLPLHFSHGMPALASREGQACAALADVLINGLSQGRVRRLFGHAAGRSRGLDALPPSWAQGLRPGAALFELEQWRRALDEAHAHRTDGVDVRPLLIPVLEVLARGAAAADAAGGLLLGRAARALWVEALRRAPPEALEFSLQELRLPDGRDPGACAVWCPAGHLAAAPRRFVRLLGLSTRSWPRRSGEDPLVPSHILSRDALDSESVTEQDRRTYMLVTAQAGGALVLSRSRRNAQGGLQAPSPLVPHDPRRTTALKRARVPSHAFSEADRLLARPEEAATSPVLRAADACWRNRRSPAVTAHDGRVREDHPVIARAIAQVQSATSLRLMLRDPLAFVWRYALGWRSLVEDEQPLSLDARAFGELVHEMLKRTVDALEPQPGYVRAARHEIENALDAASAAIAVQWPVERSTPPVLLWRHTLAAARDLALKALTLDEAFQPVTRSWTEVAFGREDDGTNAAGDLLWPPTAQVIIPGAGLRIRGSIDRVDFNSAHNGVRVSDYKTGVEPPKANEIVLGRGAELQRVFYALAARQLVADNPRVIARLVFLGTDRPRPYSLPDVDQAIADIGAHVSAAVDLLRRGIALPGPDAREDWNDFALALPAAPAVYFHSKQAALGRAFGDFARIWSVR, encoded by the coding sequence ATGAACCGTCGGACCGTCATCGTTGAGGGGCCGCTCGCCTTTCGTATGAGGCGCATCGCCGCCGCGCGACAGGGCGAAGCTGGCGTACAGATCATGACCTTGCCGCAGCTTGCGGCGCGCCTCGCCGGCGGCTTCACGCGCCCAGCGCGATCCGAGGACCTTGACCCGGCGATCCGGTTGGCACTCGACGCCGGCGGTTTCGCCGAACTCGAGAGCATCCGAAGCCTGCCCGGCATGACGCGTTCAGTGGCTTGGACGCTGACCCGGCTATGGAACGCCGACTTCGCATTGGCCGACCGCGCCCATGAGCGCGCGCGGCTTCAGGATCTTATGACGATCGAGGCGCGCGTGCGTGCGAGCCTGCCGGCGGGTGTGCTGTCGCCGCGCGATCTGCGCGATGCCGCCCTGCAGCGCGTGACGCACGCGCCAGCGGTCCTCGGCGCGGTCGAGCTTGATCGCGTCGTGCGCGTCGCCTCGGTTTGGCGGCCGCTGCTCATCGCCCTGGCGCGGCAGGCACCGCTCACCTGGCGCAATCCCGGCGATCCCGATGCCGCCTGGTTCACCGGCGAGCTTGGTTCCGATCCGCGGCCCACACCGGCGTCGCCTGACATCGTCTCCTGCGCCTCGCCGCGCGCCGAGGCCGTCGAAGCTCTGCGGTGGACCCGCGAACTCATCGCGTCGGGCCGCGCTCGGCCGGACGAGATCGCCGTCTGCGCCACGGCGACCGAAGATTGGGACGACCACATGCTGGTGCTGGCGGCCGACGCCGGTCTGCCGTTGCATTTCTCGCACGGCATGCCGGCCCTGGCGTCGCGCGAAGGGCAGGCCTGTGCCGCCCTGGCCGACGTCTTGATCAACGGGTTGAGTCAGGGTCGCGTGCGCCGTCTCTTCGGCCACGCCGCCGGGCGCAGCCGCGGCCTCGACGCGCTGCCTCCGAGCTGGGCGCAGGGCCTGCGGCCTGGCGCTGCCCTCTTCGAGCTTGAGCAATGGCGGCGCGCACTCGATGAAGCCCACGCGCACCGCACGGATGGTGTCGACGTGCGGCCGCTGCTCATCCCGGTTCTCGAGGTGCTTGCCAGAGGAGCCGCCGCCGCAGATGCGGCCGGGGGCTTGCTGCTCGGACGCGCGGCGCGGGCGCTCTGGGTCGAGGCGCTGCGCCGCGCGCCGCCAGAGGCGCTCGAATTCTCGCTGCAGGAGCTTCGTCTTCCCGATGGCCGCGACCCGGGCGCCTGCGCGGTCTGGTGTCCAGCGGGTCATCTCGCAGCGGCGCCACGACGCTTCGTCCGCCTGCTCGGCCTGTCGACGCGATCGTGGCCGCGGCGGTCCGGCGAAGATCCATTGGTTCCGAGCCACATCCTGTCGCGTGACGCCCTCGATTCCGAGTCGGTCACCGAACAGGACCGGCGCACGTATATGCTCGTCACCGCACAGGCCGGCGGCGCTCTGGTGCTCTCACGCAGTCGCCGCAACGCCCAAGGCGGGCTGCAGGCGCCCAGTCCGCTCGTGCCGCACGACCCGCGACGCACCACGGCGTTGAAACGCGCACGCGTCCCGAGCCATGCGTTCAGCGAAGCCGATCGCCTGCTCGCGCGGCCCGAGGAGGCGGCGACCTCGCCTGTGCTGCGAGCAGCTGACGCTTGCTGGCGCAATCGCCGAAGCCCCGCAGTCACCGCTCATGACGGCCGCGTGCGCGAGGATCATCCCGTCATCGCCCGAGCCATCGCGCAGGTGCAGTCCGCGACGTCGCTTCGCCTCATGCTGCGCGACCCGCTTGCCTTCGTGTGGCGCTACGCCTTGGGCTGGCGTTCGCTGGTCGAAGACGAACAGCCCTTGTCGCTCGACGCGCGCGCCTTCGGCGAGCTCGTCCACGAGATGCTGAAACGCACGGTCGACGCGCTCGAACCTCAACCCGGCTATGTGCGCGCGGCCCGCCATGAGATCGAGAACGCCCTCGATGCGGCGTCCGCCGCCATCGCGGTGCAGTGGCCGGTCGAGCGCTCGACCCCGCCCGTCCTCTTGTGGCGCCACACCCTCGCGGCCGCACGCGATCTCGCGCTGAAGGCGCTGACGCTCGACGAGGCATTTCAGCCGGTCACGCGCAGCTGGACCGAAGTGGCGTTCGGCCGCGAGGACGACGGGACGAACGCCGCCGGCGATCTGCTGTGGCCGCCGACAGCGCAGGTGATCATTCCCGGCGCCGGGTTGCGCATTCGCGGCAGCATCGATCGGGTGGATTTCAATAGCGCACACAACGGCGTTCGTGTCTCCGACTATAAGACCGGCGTCGAACCGCCGAAGGCTAACGAGATCGTTCTCGGGCGCGGCGCCGAGCTGCAGCGCGTGTTCTACGCCTTGGCCGCGCGCCAACTGGTAGCGGACAATCCGCGGGTCATTGCGCGCCTGGTCTTCCTCGGGACCGATCGGCCCAGGCCGTACAGTCTTCCCGATGTTGATCAGGCGATCGCCGACATTGGCGCGCATGTCAGCGCGGCCGTCGATCTTCTGCGTCGCGGCATCGCCTTGCCCGGGCCCGACGCACGCGAGGACTGGAACGACTTCGCGTTGGCGCTGCCGGCGGCGCCGGCGGTTTATTTCCACAGCAAACAGGCAGCCTTGGGCCGCGCCTTCGGTGACTTCGCCCGGATCTGGAGCGTGCGATGA